Proteins encoded by one window of Streptomyces sp. ALI-76-A:
- a CDS encoding YbaK/EbsC family protein yields MDAPIGHFDDATPAPDRLDELTRPVADAVRHWSGSVPAEQIVYVDTDPQWADTAVFVEHYGRELLEQSANCVVVAGKRGGEVTFAACVVLSTTRVDVNGVVRRQLGARKASFASMDTATGETGMEYGGITPLGLPRDWPVLVDSAVVDLPYVLVGSGRRRGKLLVPGKAFAELPGAVVLEGLGVA; encoded by the coding sequence ATGGACGCACCCATCGGACACTTCGACGACGCCACGCCGGCTCCCGACCGCCTCGACGAGCTGACCCGCCCGGTCGCCGACGCCGTACGCCACTGGAGCGGCAGCGTCCCCGCCGAGCAGATCGTCTACGTCGACACCGACCCGCAGTGGGCCGACACCGCCGTCTTCGTGGAGCACTACGGCCGGGAACTGCTGGAGCAGTCGGCGAACTGTGTGGTCGTGGCCGGAAAGCGGGGCGGCGAGGTCACGTTCGCCGCGTGTGTGGTGCTGTCCACCACCCGGGTCGACGTCAACGGCGTCGTCCGCCGCCAACTCGGCGCCCGCAAGGCCTCGTTCGCCTCGATGGACACCGCGACGGGGGAGACCGGCATGGAGTACGGCGGCATCACCCCGCTCGGACTGCCGCGCGACTGGCCGGTGTTGGTCGACTCGGCCGTCGTCGACCTGCCCTACGTCCTGGTGGGCAGCGGTCGCCGGCGCGGCAAGCTCCTGGTCCCCGGAAAGGCGTTCGCGGAGCTGCCGGGCGCGGTGGTGCTGGAGGGGCTCGGAGTCGCCTGA
- a CDS encoding XRE family transcriptional regulator yields MSDLDLLTQSLARNVKRWRTERGFTLDALAARAGVSRGMLIQIEQARTNPSIGTVVKIGDALGISITTLLDYEQGPKVRIVPPEQVVRLWHTDAGSYSRLLAGAEAPGPLEMWDWRLMPGESSGSDPHPTGAVEIAHVTAGELALTVEGVEYRVPAGSSVTFEADATHTYANQGDVPTRMVLTVSVPGVR; encoded by the coding sequence GTGTCGGACCTCGACCTGCTGACCCAGTCCCTGGCACGCAACGTCAAGCGCTGGCGCACCGAGCGGGGTTTCACCCTGGACGCGCTCGCCGCCCGCGCCGGGGTCAGCCGCGGCATGCTCATCCAGATCGAGCAGGCCCGCACCAACCCCAGCATCGGCACGGTCGTCAAGATCGGTGACGCGCTCGGCATCAGCATCACCACCCTGCTCGACTACGAGCAGGGGCCGAAGGTGCGGATCGTCCCGCCCGAGCAGGTGGTGCGGCTGTGGCACACCGACGCGGGCAGCTACAGCCGGCTCCTCGCGGGCGCGGAGGCGCCCGGCCCGCTGGAGATGTGGGACTGGCGGCTGATGCCGGGCGAGAGCAGCGGGTCCGACCCGCACCCGACGGGCGCGGTCGAGATCGCCCATGTCACGGCGGGTGAACTGGCCCTCACCGTGGAGGGCGTGGAGTACCGCGTCCCGGCCGGCTCCAGCGTCACCTTCGAGGCCGACGCCACGCACACGTACGCCAATCAGGGCGACGTCCCGACGCGGATGGTGCTGACGGTCTCGGTCCCGGGCGTGCGCTGA
- a CDS encoding acyltransferase: MPKRKNTFSSWRRRAVQRAVHAGWAWVQRTGSVTAEHPGRFRFGALGRGTRLAFPLGTVFGEPWIQLGAHCIVGEQVTLTAGLMPDLDLGPDPILRIGDGVVLGRGSHVIADTTVTIGSDCYFGPYVYVTSTNHSYDDPHEPIGKQWPRMEPVEIGPGCWIGTGAVILPGARIGRNVVVAAGAVVRGLVPDHAVVAGAPARVVRRWTSADGWQPPLRTPAPVPIPAGVTPEQLLALADLTEEGVARLAELDADA; this comes from the coding sequence GTGCCGAAGCGCAAGAACACGTTCTCATCATGGCGGCGCCGCGCAGTGCAGCGGGCCGTGCACGCCGGGTGGGCCTGGGTGCAGCGCACCGGCTCCGTCACCGCCGAACACCCGGGCCGCTTCCGCTTCGGCGCCCTGGGCCGGGGCACCCGGCTCGCCTTCCCGCTCGGCACGGTCTTCGGCGAGCCGTGGATCCAGCTGGGCGCCCACTGCATCGTCGGCGAACAGGTCACCCTGACCGCGGGTCTGATGCCCGACCTCGACCTCGGGCCGGACCCGATCCTGCGCATCGGGGACGGAGTCGTCCTGGGCCGCGGCAGTCACGTCATCGCGGACACGACGGTGACCATCGGCAGCGACTGCTACTTCGGGCCGTACGTCTACGTCACCTCCACGAACCACTCCTACGACGATCCGCACGAACCCATCGGCAAGCAGTGGCCGCGGATGGAGCCCGTCGAGATCGGGCCGGGCTGCTGGATCGGGACCGGTGCGGTGATCCTGCCGGGGGCGCGGATCGGACGGAACGTCGTGGTGGCGGCCGGTGCGGTGGTGCGCGGCCTGGTGCCCGACCACGCGGTGGTGGCGGGCGCGCCGGCGCGGGTCGTACGGCGCTGGACGTCCGCCGACGGCTGGCAGCCGCCGCTGAGGACCCCGGCACCGGTGCCGATCCCAGCGGGCGTCACCCCCGAACAACTGCTGGCGCTGGCCGACTTGACCGAGGAGGGCGTGGCCCGGCTCGCCGAACTGGACGCCGACGCCTAG
- a CDS encoding gamma carbonic anhydrase family protein: MAHKALITGIGGKEPRIHEEAFVAPTCSVIGDVTLEAGASLWYGAVARGDVERISVGARSNIQDNCTLHADPGFPLTIGERVSVGHNAVVHGATVGDDCLIGMGATVLNGAVIGAGSLVAAQALVPQGMRVPPGSLVAGVPAKVKRELTEEERQGVTLNGTLYADLAKAHSDVHEG; encoded by the coding sequence ATGGCGCACAAGGCGTTGATCACGGGCATCGGCGGCAAGGAACCGAGGATCCACGAGGAGGCGTTCGTGGCGCCCACGTGCTCCGTGATCGGGGACGTGACGCTGGAGGCGGGCGCGAGCCTCTGGTACGGCGCGGTGGCACGCGGCGACGTCGAGCGGATCTCCGTCGGCGCGCGGAGCAACATCCAGGACAACTGCACGCTGCACGCCGACCCCGGCTTCCCCCTCACCATCGGCGAGCGGGTCTCCGTCGGCCACAACGCCGTCGTCCACGGGGCGACGGTCGGGGACGACTGTCTCATCGGGATGGGCGCGACCGTGCTGAACGGGGCGGTGATCGGGGCCGGATCACTGGTCGCCGCGCAGGCGTTGGTCCCGCAGGGGATGCGGGTGCCCCCGGGCTCACTCGTCGCGGGCGTCCCGGCGAAGGTGAAGCGGGAGCTGACGGAGGAGGAGCGTCAGGGGGTCACGCTGAACGGAACGCTGTACGCGGACCTGGCCAAGGCGCACAGCGACGTCCACGAGGGCTGA
- a CDS encoding DedA family protein produces the protein MHVQEWLDTVPAAAVYALVGIVIGLESLGIPLPGEIILVSAALLSSQHAGIDPVILGVCATIGAIVGDSIGYAIGRKGGRPLLAWLGAKFPKHFSEGHIATAERSFEKWGMWAVFFGRFVALLRIFAGPLAGVLRMPYWKFLIANVFGGILWAGGTTAVIYYVGIVAESWLKRFSWLGLVVAVLVGLTSMLVLKRKAKQATSERQTVGAEPEPVPAAD, from the coding sequence TTGCACGTCCAGGAATGGCTCGACACGGTGCCCGCGGCAGCCGTCTACGCCCTCGTGGGGATCGTCATCGGCCTGGAGAGCCTGGGCATCCCGTTGCCCGGCGAGATCATCCTGGTCTCCGCGGCGCTGCTGTCCTCGCAGCACGCGGGCATCGACCCGGTGATCCTCGGCGTGTGCGCCACCATCGGAGCGATCGTCGGCGACTCCATCGGCTACGCCATCGGCCGCAAGGGCGGACGCCCCCTGCTGGCCTGGCTCGGCGCTAAGTTCCCGAAGCACTTCAGCGAGGGGCACATCGCCACGGCCGAGCGGTCCTTCGAGAAGTGGGGCATGTGGGCGGTCTTCTTCGGCCGCTTCGTCGCCCTGCTGCGGATCTTCGCCGGGCCGCTGGCGGGCGTGCTGCGGATGCCGTACTGGAAGTTCCTGATCGCCAACGTGTTCGGCGGCATCCTGTGGGCGGGCGGCACGACCGCGGTCATCTACTACGTCGGGATCGTCGCGGAGTCGTGGCTGAAGCGGTTCTCGTGGCTGGGCCTGGTGGTGGCCGTGCTGGTGGGGCTGACGTCGATGCTGGTGCTCAAGCGCAAGGCTAAGCAGGCGACGAGCGAGCGGCAGACGGTCGGAGCCGAGCCGGAACCCGTCCCGGCCGCCGACTGA
- a CDS encoding ricin-type beta-trefoil lectin domain protein: MQSPYPPRPPYAPRPGSSPGQSDRELVARLGGSTPDGHAVGLLMARHWRAAYDYAVICLASSQDAAFTVTAAAFHRVLGRAGGGAVRPQLLGAVRETVKEWAADDRISAVLPELRKTTGGRGLRAARSVTPERRQLAERAFASLPGASQCLLWHTEVEAEPITVPAGLLGVDTARASAALEQAREQFRAGCARAHRELAPTRECRFYNRLLEVPMRRGGTLLPDVRRHLAACRYCRHAAEQLGHFDDGLDVLLAETVLGWGARRYLDSRPGRGGSATARSARSLVRPAVRPRIGGRHRPASAGSLAPARRHTRTVLVGAGLTSLALLATVLAARSWSDEGGVPEPGATWGAVSGRSVSPGSPGGSPGTTSPSAASVGHPAAVGHGRLRNPVAGLCLDLRDGRTADGTATVLAACSSARSQQWSYQNDGLLRSVADPTRCLDADADEDTVVLADCLVHAGEVRYDLTVRGELLLRRGGGLLVAPGPGRTVVVAERDGTAGQRWVLESASDRPGSPRSDVPPGAGAPEGSPAQPDAPGSAPSPPGTGAPRTSPEASGTPDAYQHPPAESQGPSEQYETRVAQVGCCAAAPEPTAPADEGAAAVGGVVGTLVDGVAGVAVSTAGTVVTGTVTTGLGSALP, translated from the coding sequence GTGCAATCCCCGTACCCACCCCGTCCCCCGTACGCGCCCCGTCCCGGATCGAGTCCCGGGCAGTCGGACCGCGAACTCGTCGCCCGGCTGGGCGGGAGCACGCCGGACGGTCACGCCGTAGGACTGCTGATGGCCCGGCACTGGCGGGCGGCCTACGACTACGCGGTGATCTGCCTGGCCTCGTCGCAGGACGCGGCGTTCACCGTGACCGCCGCCGCGTTCCACCGCGTGCTCGGCCGGGCCGGCGGAGGTGCCGTACGGCCCCAACTCCTCGGGGCGGTACGGGAGACGGTGAAGGAGTGGGCCGCGGACGACCGGATATCCGCCGTCCTGCCGGAACTCCGCAAAACGACCGGCGGTCGCGGTCTGCGTGCGGCCAGGTCGGTCACCCCCGAAAGGCGGCAGCTCGCCGAGCGCGCATTCGCGTCTCTTCCGGGAGCTTCCCAATGCCTGCTCTGGCACACGGAGGTCGAAGCCGAACCCATAACCGTTCCGGCCGGTCTGCTCGGAGTGGACACGGCCAGGGCGTCGGCCGCGCTGGAGCAGGCGCGCGAACAATTCCGGGCGGGATGCGCGCGGGCCCACCGGGAACTCGCGCCCACCCGGGAATGCCGCTTCTACAACCGTCTCCTGGAAGTCCCCATGCGTCGTGGCGGAACCCTGCTGCCCGACGTCCGACGGCATCTGGCGGCATGCCGCTACTGCCGGCACGCCGCCGAGCAACTCGGCCATTTCGACGACGGCCTGGACGTACTGCTCGCCGAGACCGTGCTCGGCTGGGGCGCCCGCCGCTATCTCGACTCGCGGCCCGGCCGGGGCGGGTCCGCGACGGCGCGGTCCGCACGTTCCCTCGTGCGCCCGGCCGTGCGGCCGAGGATCGGCGGGCGGCACCGTCCGGCTTCGGCGGGCTCACTCGCCCCGGCCCGCAGGCACACCCGGACCGTGCTCGTCGGCGCGGGCCTCACCTCCCTCGCCCTGCTGGCCACGGTGCTCGCCGCCCGGAGCTGGTCCGACGAGGGCGGTGTCCCCGAGCCCGGCGCCACCTGGGGGGCGGTGAGCGGCCGTTCCGTCTCTCCGGGGTCCCCGGGCGGCTCGCCCGGCACCACCTCCCCGTCCGCCGCCTCCGTCGGACATCCCGCCGCGGTCGGGCACGGCAGGCTCCGCAACCCGGTCGCCGGCCTCTGCCTCGACCTGCGGGACGGCCGGACCGCGGACGGCACCGCGACCGTCCTGGCGGCATGCTCGTCGGCCCGCTCCCAGCAGTGGTCGTACCAGAACGACGGGTTGCTGCGGTCCGTCGCGGATCCCACCCGCTGCCTCGATGCCGACGCCGACGAGGACACCGTCGTCCTGGCCGACTGCCTGGTGCACGCCGGTGAGGTGCGCTACGACCTCACCGTGCGGGGCGAACTGCTGCTGCGCCGCGGTGGCGGGCTGCTCGTCGCGCCCGGGCCGGGCCGGACCGTGGTCGTCGCCGAACGCGACGGAACCGCCGGACAGCGGTGGGTGCTGGAATCCGCGAGCGACCGGCCCGGGTCCCCGCGGAGCGACGTGCCGCCCGGCGCCGGCGCACCGGAGGGCTCGCCCGCACAACCCGACGCACCCGGGTCCGCCCCGTCGCCGCCCGGGACCGGCGCTCCGCGCACGTCCCCCGAGGCTTCCGGGACGCCCGACGCCTACCAGCATCCGCCGGCCGAGTCGCAGGGGCCGTCGGAGCAGTACGAGACACGGGTCGCCCAGGTCGGCTGCTGCGCCGCCGCTCCCGAGCCGACGGCCCCGGCGGACGAGGGGGCCGCCGCCGTGGGCGGCGTCGTGGGCACTCTGGTGGACGGCGTCGCGGGCGTCGCGGTCTCGACCGCCGGAACGGTCGTCACCGGGACGGTCACCACCGGGCTCGGCTCCGCGCTCCCTTAG
- a CDS encoding DUF4442 domain-containing protein: protein MSIGELLAATVPMVRTLNLEYLETTPEKAVLALPDQGEYRNHVGGPHAGAMFTLGESASGAIVLAAFGDQLSRAVPLPVTAEIAFKKIALGPVTATATLGRPAAEIVAELDEGKRPEFPVTVAIQREDGAVAGEMTVVWTLRPNG, encoded by the coding sequence ATGTCGATCGGCGAGTTGCTCGCCGCCACGGTGCCGATGGTTCGGACCCTGAACCTGGAGTATCTGGAGACCACGCCGGAGAAGGCCGTGCTGGCCCTTCCGGACCAGGGCGAGTACCGCAATCACGTGGGCGGGCCGCACGCCGGGGCGATGTTCACGCTGGGGGAGTCGGCCAGCGGCGCGATCGTGCTGGCCGCCTTCGGGGACCAGCTCTCGCGTGCCGTACCGCTTCCGGTGACCGCCGAGATCGCGTTCAAGAAGATCGCTCTGGGGCCGGTCACGGCCACCGCGACGCTCGGGCGCCCCGCCGCCGAGATCGTCGCCGAGCTCGACGAGGGCAAGCGGCCGGAGTTCCCGGTGACCGTGGCCATCCAGCGGGAGGACGGGGCGGTGGCCGGGGAGATGACCGTCGTGTGGACCCTCCGCCCCAACGGCTGA
- a CDS encoding fused MFS/spermidine synthase: MNEPIPVTRTVDHGVAKLMPDVDRKRAWLLTVDGAPQSYVDLDEPEHLEFEYARRLGYVLDTVAEPGDPLDVLHLGGGALTLPRYLAATRPGSRQDVVEADGALLELVLEHLPLPDGAGVAVHAADARAWLEAAPTHSADVLVADVFGGSRVPAHLTSVTYARETARVLRPDGVYLANLADSAPFAFLRSQLAGFATVFEELALIAEPGVLRGRRFGNAVLVAAHHAVDTAALARLTASDAFPARVQYGSALRNFVGGARPVRDEDAVPSPEPPDGAFGIG, from the coding sequence GTGAACGAGCCCATCCCCGTGACCCGGACCGTCGATCACGGGGTCGCCAAGCTGATGCCCGACGTGGACCGGAAGCGGGCCTGGCTGCTGACCGTCGACGGGGCTCCGCAGTCGTACGTCGACCTGGACGAGCCGGAGCATCTGGAGTTCGAGTACGCGCGGCGGCTCGGGTACGTCCTGGACACCGTGGCCGAGCCCGGGGATCCGCTGGACGTGCTGCATCTCGGCGGGGGCGCGCTCACCCTGCCCAGGTACCTGGCCGCGACCCGGCCCGGCTCACGGCAGGACGTGGTCGAGGCTGACGGGGCGCTGCTGGAACTGGTCCTGGAGCATCTGCCGCTGCCCGACGGGGCCGGGGTCGCCGTGCACGCGGCGGACGCGCGCGCCTGGCTGGAAGCCGCCCCCACGCACTCCGCGGACGTGCTGGTCGCCGACGTCTTCGGCGGTTCGCGGGTGCCGGCGCACCTGACGTCCGTCACCTACGCCCGGGAAACCGCGCGGGTCCTGCGGCCCGACGGCGTCTACCTGGCCAACCTCGCCGACTCCGCGCCCTTCGCCTTCCTGCGCTCCCAGCTCGCCGGCTTCGCCACGGTCTTCGAGGAGTTGGCGTTGATCGCCGAGCCGGGCGTGCTGCGCGGGCGCCGCTTCGGCAACGCCGTGCTCGTCGCCGCGCACCACGCCGTCGACACGGCAGCCCTGGCCCGGCTCACCGCCTCCGACGCCTTCCCCGCCCGGGTCCAGTACGGGTCCGCCCTGCGAAACTTCGTCGGCGGTGCGCGGCCGGTGCGGGACGAGGACGCCGTGCCGTCACCCGAGCCGCCCGACGGGGCGTTCGGCATCGGGTGA
- the tuf gene encoding elongation factor Tu, which translates to MSKTAYVRTKPHLNIGTMGHVDHGKTTLTAAITKVLADRGSTAFVPFDRIDRAPEEAARGITINIAHVEYETDTRHYAHVDMPGHADYVKNMVTGAAQLDGAILVVSALDGIMPQTAEHVLLARQVGVDHIVVALNKADAGDEELTDLVELEVRDLLTAHGYGGDAVPVVRVSGLKALEGDPRWTASVEALLDAVDTYVPMPERYLDAPFLLPVENVLTITGRGTVVTGAVERGTVRVGDRVEVLGADVETVVTGLETFGKPMEEAQAGDNVALLLRGVPRDSVRRGQVVAAPGSVVPSRRFTARVYVLTAREGGRTTPVSTGYRPQFYLRTADVVGVLDLGEAAVARPGDTVAVTVELGRDLPLEPGLGFAIREGGRTVGAGTVTAVA; encoded by the coding sequence ATGTCCAAGACGGCGTACGTCCGCACCAAACCGCATCTGAACATCGGCACGATGGGCCATGTCGACCACGGCAAGACCACCCTGACCGCCGCCATCACCAAGGTCCTCGCCGACCGCGGCTCCACCGCCTTCGTGCCCTTCGACCGCATCGACCGGGCACCGGAGGAGGCCGCGCGCGGCATCACCATCAACATCGCGCACGTCGAGTACGAGACCGACACCCGGCACTACGCGCATGTCGACATGCCCGGCCACGCCGACTACGTCAAGAACATGGTCACCGGCGCCGCGCAGCTCGACGGGGCGATCCTCGTCGTCTCCGCGCTCGACGGGATCATGCCGCAGACCGCCGAACACGTGCTGCTGGCCCGGCAGGTGGGCGTGGACCACATCGTCGTCGCCCTCAACAAGGCCGACGCGGGCGACGAGGAACTCACCGACCTGGTCGAGCTGGAGGTGCGCGACCTGCTCACCGCGCACGGCTACGGCGGTGACGCGGTACCCGTCGTACGGGTCTCGGGGCTCAAGGCCCTGGAGGGGGACCCGCGGTGGACGGCCTCGGTCGAGGCGCTGCTCGACGCGGTGGACACGTACGTGCCGATGCCCGAGCGGTATCTGGACGCGCCGTTCCTGCTGCCGGTCGAGAACGTGCTCACCATCACCGGGCGGGGAACGGTCGTCACCGGCGCCGTCGAGCGGGGCACGGTGCGCGTCGGCGACCGGGTCGAGGTGCTCGGGGCCGACGTGGAGACGGTGGTCACCGGCCTGGAGACCTTCGGCAAGCCGATGGAGGAGGCGCAGGCCGGGGACAACGTGGCGCTGCTGCTGCGGGGCGTGCCGAGGGACTCCGTCCGACGCGGGCAGGTCGTGGCCGCGCCGGGAAGCGTGGTACCCAGCCGTCGGTTCACGGCCCGGGTGTACGTGCTGACGGCCCGGGAGGGCGGTCGGACCACGCCCGTCTCGACCGGCTACCGGCCGCAGTTCTACCTCCGTACGGCCGACGTGGTCGGGGTCCTGGACCTCGGCGAGGCGGCGGTGGCACGGCCCGGTGACACGGTCGCGGTGACCGTGGAACTGGGGCGCGACCTGCCGCTGGAGCCGGGGCTCGGGTTCGCCATCCGCGAGGGCGGACGGACCGTCGGCGCGGGGACGGTGACAGCCGTCGCGTGA
- a CDS encoding VTT domain-containing protein yields the protein MLDATTRSGGTATASPRATVSELALTAELVTAVPAPAGLTARCTRVLFSPWSRLSLLVALLAGAASAVLLLEPQRLLADGWPPQLGGAVAALVFAVAYGLCTVAFVPRPLLNLAAGALFGSQLGLGSAIAGTVLGAGLAFGLGRVLGQDALRPLLRGRWLKAADGQLSRHGFRSMLAARLFPGVPFWAANYCAAVSRMGAVPFLVATALGSIPNTAAYVVAGARASTPTSPAFLIAMACIALPALVGAVVAWRKRHHLRAVR from the coding sequence ATGCTCGATGCCACCACCCGCTCTGGGGGCACCGCCACGGCCTCTCCCCGGGCCACCGTCTCGGAGCTCGCCCTCACCGCGGAGCTCGTGACCGCCGTCCCCGCTCCGGCGGGCCTCACCGCACGCTGCACCAGAGTGCTGTTCTCGCCCTGGTCACGTCTTTCCCTGCTGGTCGCCCTGCTGGCCGGCGCCGCCTCGGCCGTCCTGCTCCTGGAACCGCAGCGACTGCTGGCGGACGGCTGGCCCCCGCAGCTCGGCGGGGCCGTGGCGGCGCTCGTCTTCGCGGTGGCGTACGGGCTGTGCACGGTCGCCTTCGTGCCCCGCCCCCTGCTGAACCTCGCGGCGGGCGCGCTCTTCGGCTCCCAGCTGGGGCTCGGCTCGGCCATCGCGGGCACCGTGCTCGGCGCCGGCCTCGCCTTCGGTCTGGGCCGGGTGCTCGGCCAGGACGCGCTGCGCCCGCTGCTGCGGGGGCGGTGGCTGAAGGCCGCGGACGGTCAGCTCAGCCGGCACGGTTTCCGTTCGATGCTGGCGGCACGGCTGTTCCCGGGGGTGCCGTTCTGGGCCGCCAACTACTGCGCGGCGGTTTCCCGCATGGGCGCCGTCCCGTTCCTGGTGGCGACGGCGCTCGGTTCGATCCCCAACACCGCCGCGTACGTCGTCGCGGGGGCCCGTGCCTCGACGCCGACGTCGCCCGCCTTCCTGATCGCGATGGCCTGCATCGCGCTGCCGGCACTGGTGGGCGCGGTGGTGGCCTGGCGCAAGCGCCACCACCTGCGCGCGGTCCGGTAA
- a CDS encoding thiolase family protein, whose translation MRDAVVVEAVRTPIGKGKPNGALAHVHPVELLAHTLRTLVERSGVDPALIDDVIGGTVDQVGEQAMNTTRYAVLSAGFPETVPATTVDRQCGSSQQAVHFAAQGVVSGAYDMVVACGVESMSRVPMWSNVPAGTDPFGPGVADRYPEGLVPQGISAELIAAKWSITRDAMDAFAVSSHRKAAAAWDAGLFDAEVAPLDGVSRDECVRPGSTTEILAGLRPAYHDPGFAERFPQIEWNVTAGNASPVNDGASAVLITSGETAERLGLRPLARLHSFAVTGSDPVLMLTGVVPATEKVLRRARLSLEDIDLFEVNEAFSSVVLAWQQETGADLAKVNVHGGAIALGHPLGASGTRLTTTLVHAMRERGARYALQTMCEAGGLANAMILEAV comes from the coding sequence ATGCGTGACGCAGTCGTCGTCGAAGCCGTACGCACCCCGATAGGCAAGGGCAAGCCCAACGGCGCCCTCGCGCACGTCCACCCCGTGGAACTCCTCGCGCACACCCTGCGCACCCTCGTCGAGCGCTCCGGCGTCGACCCTGCCCTGATCGACGACGTCATCGGCGGCACCGTCGACCAGGTCGGCGAGCAGGCCATGAACACCACCCGCTACGCCGTCCTGTCGGCGGGCTTCCCGGAGACCGTCCCCGCCACCACTGTGGACCGCCAGTGCGGCTCCTCCCAGCAGGCCGTGCACTTCGCGGCGCAGGGGGTCGTCTCCGGCGCGTACGACATGGTCGTGGCATGCGGTGTCGAGTCCATGAGCCGCGTCCCGATGTGGTCGAACGTGCCCGCTGGCACGGACCCCTTCGGCCCCGGAGTCGCCGACCGCTACCCCGAGGGCCTCGTCCCGCAGGGCATCAGCGCCGAACTCATCGCCGCCAAGTGGTCGATCACCCGTGACGCCATGGACGCCTTCGCGGTCTCCTCCCACCGGAAGGCCGCCGCGGCCTGGGACGCCGGCCTGTTCGACGCCGAGGTGGCGCCCCTGGACGGGGTCTCACGCGACGAGTGCGTACGGCCGGGCAGCACCACCGAGATCCTGGCCGGCCTCAGGCCCGCCTACCACGACCCGGGCTTCGCCGAACGCTTCCCGCAGATCGAGTGGAACGTCACCGCGGGCAACGCCAGCCCGGTCAACGACGGCGCCTCGGCCGTGCTCATCACGTCCGGCGAGACGGCGGAACGCCTCGGCCTGCGCCCGCTCGCCCGGCTGCACAGCTTCGCCGTCACCGGCTCCGACCCGGTCCTGATGCTCACCGGAGTCGTCCCGGCCACGGAGAAGGTGCTGCGCCGGGCCCGCCTGAGCCTGGAGGACATCGACCTGTTCGAGGTCAACGAGGCGTTCTCCAGCGTGGTCCTGGCCTGGCAGCAGGAGACCGGCGCCGACCTCGCGAAGGTCAACGTGCACGGCGGCGCCATCGCGCTCGGCCACCCGCTCGGCGCGAGCGGCACCCGTCTGACGACCACCCTCGTGCACGCGATGCGGGAGCGCGGCGCCCGCTACGCCCTGCAGACCATGTGCGAGGCGGGCGGACTGGCCAACGCGATGATCCTGGAGGCCGTGTGA
- a CDS encoding helix-turn-helix domain-containing protein produces MAAQKDPRPCSIADALAVVGEKYSLLVLREACLGNGRFDQLVRNIGAPRDVLATRLRRLVDAGILTKRAYSERPPRFEYRPTRAGLELEPVLMTLMAWGDRHLRQDAERPMVVEHVCGSELVPEVTCRACGDTVRHGDLTARPQAPGWTVAGPTAA; encoded by the coding sequence ATGGCCGCCCAGAAAGATCCGCGCCCCTGCTCGATCGCCGACGCCCTGGCGGTCGTCGGCGAGAAGTACTCCCTGCTCGTCCTGCGCGAGGCGTGCCTCGGCAACGGCCGCTTCGACCAGCTGGTGCGCAACATCGGCGCCCCGCGCGACGTCCTCGCCACCCGGCTGCGCCGCCTCGTGGACGCCGGGATCCTGACGAAGCGGGCCTACAGCGAGCGGCCGCCGCGCTTCGAGTACCGGCCGACCCGGGCCGGACTGGAACTGGAGCCGGTCCTGATGACCCTGATGGCGTGGGGCGACCGCCACCTGCGCCAGGACGCCGAGCGCCCGATGGTGGTCGAGCACGTCTGCGGCAGCGAACTGGTGCCGGAGGTGACCTGCCGGGCCTGCGGAGACACGGTCCGCCACGGGGACCTGACGGCCCGTCCGCAGGCGCCGGGCTGGACGGTGGCGGGACCGACGGCCGCGTAG